TGACTTTGGTGAAGATGCCTCGGGTAAGCTGCAAGGACAAAGATTCAGAGCAAAAAAGTCAGTTTGTTGCCAATACGACCCAGCTCAGAGGTGTAAACCCCActcccccaccatccccaccaccaAGCAGTGCCATAAGAAAAACACTGCTACCCTGATCTTGCCCCTAATCTTCAGCCCAAGCACCTGATTCTCTCGAGCAGATGACTCCATAAACGTTGCACCCCAGGACTCTGCCAGCTTCTTCCCTTCAACTGCCTGCACCTCCCTAGAAGCAAATTGGGGATATGAAGATGGAGGATAGCAATGTCCCCATGTTCTCTACAAAATCGTTATATAGAATCTATAGACTTCTTCTGACCCAACCCACTTCCAAGGTTTGGGAGGTGGGTtggggaaggagaaaataaaagagaacccagaagtcTCAGACTGAGGCTAAATATAAAAGTATAGCTTTTGCAATAGAAGGGTTATCTTGTCTTAACCTTCAAGTTAGAAGCGAAAGGAGGTGAGACAATTTGTTCAAGTCcgcagcagagccaggactagaaCCCGACTGACTGCTAGTCCATCTCACTTCCCTTTGCCTTGAGCCATAGAGATCTCCTTACCTGTCTGGAGAGAGATCGGCCTTGTTCCCCACTAGCACCACCGGCAGCCTGTGAAGAAATACCGGTTACTACAGGATACCCTCCGCTCCACATGGAACCCAACTCCCCTCGCATCAGGGCTGGACAATTCCCCCAGCAGGCCGGATAGGCTCTGAGCTGGCCTCTGTAACTTGGACCCTCCACTCTCTTCCGTCCCGTCATGTCCACACTGTGTGTCTGCTTCCCAGGGCCACTTACCGCGTTTTCCCATGGCCTTCGTGTAGCTTTTGGTACAGGCTCGCGATGACTTGGAAGCTTTAAACACAAGGAATAGAACCATAAATTTATTCTGGGACAGCCCTCAGATCCTCCCAAGTCCCCCCTCAATGTTGGTCACTTACCTGTGCAGAGAGGTAACAGAGTACACAAGCACATAACCGTGGACCCCAATGATGAAGGAATAGGGCAGGATGCTGTATTCGTCCTGACGAGAAACACAAACATCAACACTAACCACGCAGCGCTCAGATGCCAAAAGGCTGGTGGGCTGCGTCCTGGGGACCCTCCCTGGGGCACTTCCTCCTGCAGTCATTTCCGTTTGACAAGTACGAACAGAGTAGCTCCCATGTGCACGGCACGTTACCAGCTGCTAAGATGCTTTCCTTTTAATACTACTTTATAGATGAGCCACAGAGGCAACCAGACTTCCTCTCCCCCAACTGGACTGCCCCGTTTAGATACTCTACCCCAAGTTTAGATACCCTACCCCAAACTGGTACCTGCCCTGCTGTATCCACCAGGTGTAGGTGAAACTCATCTTTGCCAAGAGTCACTATCTTGCtgtaagctgaaaagaaaaagaaaacttgactGTGAGTTGCCTTGTAGGGCTAGCAATGTGTGCCCCGATATGTTCTGAACCCTAGGGGTGACACTGATGGACCAGCTCCAGGGGGCTCTCCAGGCAGCTGGAGAGACAACGTTAAGGTTCTTTTTGTCTAGTCTACACCATCCTGGACGCAGTATCCTGCAAAATCCATACTCTAGCTCCACTAATAGGATTGCTACAGAAGAGATTAGATCTAATGGCTAATTAAATCAGCCCCTTGGCACCAGAAAAATCCCAAATTATGGAATTGGGTGGGGCAACAAAgacctccctgccccacccctagGGGAGAAATCTACTCACTGTTCTCCACTGTAGGATCATAGCCTTCCAGGAACTCGCCCTCCACAAACTGATGTGCCAAAGATGTCTTCCCTGTGGGAAGCAGCGGTAGTTGTAGCCAAATCATCCAACCACATTCACATCCTCTGCCCTTTCGGGCTGTGGCCCAGGACTAAAGAGGTCCACAGGAGCACCCCAGCCTGCGGGTGCCGTGCAATGTTTTTCCTTAGCCCACCCTCACTCTCTCCTCGCCTTGGGTCTCTGCACCCTAGCCACCGGATGCATTCAGCAGCGCCGCAGGAAGCCTTTCCTGCCgcctttccccaccccacccccgggaaGATCCGGGATTCCCCTAGGATCAAGTCTGCCCCGCAGCCGGACACCTGAGACGGGCCCCACACAgaccgcgcccccccccgcccccgcatcAAATCctgaccccatccccacccctcccagggtAACGCTGGGGGTCACTCTGTGTTCCTGCAACCAAGCCCGCGTTAACCCTTGCACGCTCCTACTTCCTTCAGCCCTCCACACGCCGCCACCACCCCAGCCTTTCCTCCTCCATCCTTTCAGTCCTCGCCCTACAACCCCGTTCTAACGATGCCACCATTCCTCTCTGGGTCGCGTTCCCGCGACAGCGCGCCTCCTCTGGCCACAAAGCCGCGGTGCGTCCGCGCTCTCCCCGAGGCGGAGACTCACCTACGGAGCGGTACCCGAGGATGACCACCTTCCTGTAGCGAACTAGCGGCATGGCAGGAGCCGGCCCCGAGGGGCTTGCCGAGCTGCGGGCTGAAGGAGCCCCAGGAGGAGGAGATCAGGGGGTGAGGCAGGCGCAGCAACCGGCCCAGGAAAGTCGCTCACTCCGGAGCTGCCAGGGACCTGCTAGAGGGAAACCAAAACAAGCGCCGCGCCCGGAGCTGGCCACGTGATCACAACACAGCAAGACTAACGCGAGGGAGCCGGGCGCCGGGGGATCTACAGTGCCGCGCGCTCCGGGCTCCGCCCCCCAGGCCGCTCGCCATTGGCTCGTTAGAAAGGACGAGGGCGGGGCCGCCCGCGGGAGGGAAGGGTGGGCCTCACGTGGAGCCGGAGAACCGGGAGCTGCGCCTGCGCAGACTAGAGCCGGTTCAttcataaagaaacagaaaggaactcGGGGTCCTAGAGGTGTTTGCGCATTTTCAACCTCGCAGAAGTGGCTGCGAAGAATCATGGATGGAAAAATACCCGTTGTGGCGGGGCGGGAATTTCTGGTCAGAAGATTCTAGGCTGCCCTTTTGCGAGGTCTCTGCAGTCcttggagagggaggaaaaggccCAAGTTCCGCTCTATTACCTCTGCTTCCCCCAGATTTCGGTCCCAGATCTTTTTTATTGTCAATTTCCACAGTCTACCAGGATCTTCGGAAATGCGATTGTTATTCGTGAGGAAGTCGTCGGAATGTTTGGCCAGGTCGTCTGAAGTTTGGTTACCATCATCATAAtcaatgcattcatttattcaacaaatatttatcatgcagGTGCTGTATGCCGCAGGCATTGTTCCAGCTTAGGGGATAGAGCAACGAACGCGACAGACAAGGTCTCTGTGCTCACAAAGCTTAAAACGTAGTTAGAAGAGACAAACCTATAAACAAGGAAATATTAGATAGTATTGAGCGCtataaaatgtggtaaaataagaaatgacCGCATTAGATTGAGTAATACTTCCTCTCAAAGGAATCCCTATTTAAACTGAGGtctgaaagacagaaaggagCTAGCTAGAACTAAAAGCTGGCAGAAGAATCCATCAGGGCTATGCGTGCTGcgatgaaaataaatttgttaaattctaggagaaagagaaggagagaagagtttATGTCAGCCTAAAGCAGATCAAGTCTAAGATGATGGCAGAGGGCCAGGCCATGCAAAGTTTGGGTATCCAAAAAGCAGCGGATGATTTGAGTATCTGAATTGTGTTTCCGAAAGGTTTCCCCGGTTTATgagctcctgggtggttcagtggtatcccaggtctggggatcaagtcccacatccggcttctcgtggggagcctgcttctccattggcctatgtctctgccctctctgtgtgtctctcatgaataaataaataaaatcttttaaaaaataaaggatttccctggttaaaaaaaaaaacaaaaaaaacctctctgtGAAGAATGAAGCAGACGGGAGCAAGAGGAAAAGCTGGGAGATCAGCTAGGAGCCTTACTTGTAGTCCAGGTGAGAGGGAAAGGGGGCTGGAGTAGGCTGGTAGAGATGAATGAAGTAGATAGAGAATTCCAGGTATGTTTTGAGGCTGAGGTCAAAATGACTTGCTAAAGGACTGAATATAGGAGGTGAGGGAgcgaaaaagaagaaagaaaacaacagctAGATTTATGGTGTtctactttgtgccaggtgcATTTCATtattatgtcatttaatattcataacaGCCCTAAAGTCGATAACTggtattatttatccattcatcaacaaatatttatcaaacaacAATCATGTCCATTCTAGATGCTGGGAATAGAGCAATAAACAACACAGACAAGGTCTTTGCTCATAAGGAGCAAATATTCTTTTGGGAGAAGACCAATAATctacaaataaacaataaataagctataataaaaaagaaaagtaatcacTGCAAGGGGGGAATAACAAGGTATTAATGGGCTAGAGAGTGATGGGGTATGGTACTCCTTTTATATGATAtcttgaggaggtgacatttgtaCCTGAGACTTGATGATGGGTAGCTATTACTACcctaattttacagatgtggaagctGAGGCTTAGCCATATAGATAGCACACAGAAGTTATTTCTTCTGAAAGAGGCTGTTGAAGTCTCAGGTAAGTTAGATGGTACTAGaggagaggctttttttttttttaagatttatttatttattcatgagagacacagagagagtgaggccgagacataagcagaaggagaagcaggctccatgcagggagcccaatgtgggactggatcctggatcctgggatcaggccatcagccgaaggcagacgctcaaccactgagccacccaggcgtcccaagagaaCAGGCTTTGTATAACTGTGGAACtatctaatgttttaaaaagtcaaatctaCAAAAATTGTTTCAAAGAGCCACTTACTCTAGCCTCTGAAAGGGACCCAAATGCCTTTTCAACTGGGTAAAGGAAGTTCCTTGCAGATTAGCAATTTTATGTTGAATTATTTGGCTTGAGTGAGCTTGGTGGAGATTTCAGATTGAGTCTTAAGCACTACAGGGTAGAACAAAGAACTGGATTTAATAAACTCAACAAAAATTTGTTCATCTCCTACTTTGTACCAGATACTCTCACCACGTGTTAGCACAGTATGGGTATAAAGATAAATGAGATGCCTTTTATGCTGTTTGTCTTTCCAGATTaactctctattcttttccaccCAGATTGGTTTCCAGGAGGCAGACCTTGCTGCCTGCATCCCAGCAGAATTCAGTCTAAGGGAAACCCTCACAGAAGCTCAGATGGAGTGGGGAGAGTATCTGTAACCCCCACTGAAGGTCCTAGCACCCTCACATcaccccccatacacacacacccatacacactcCCTCTTGTTCTGTTTTCTGGTTGCTCCCTCCCCTTCAGGCCTACATGGGTAACAGCTGCTCTGATACTCACCCTAGGGTATTACTTTACCCCTGTGGTTTTCCTACACCCTGTTCACACCTTTGTAAATATTCTCTTTATTAAATCATCCTCAAATTCTCTTGCTTTCaatcaggaagaaaggaaaaagaagggctAAGACAAAGGGCTTCCTCCTCTcgtggctttttctttttatacaggAGAGAAGATCTCACAGCAGATTTTCACCTACATTTCCTTAAACCGAACTATTATATGGCCATCTCAAGCTGCAAGAGagcctggaaaaaaattttttttaagattttatttatttattcattcatgataaacatggagagagagaggcagagggagaagcaggctccacacagggagcccgacatgggactcgatcctgggtccccaggatcatgccccgggctgaaggcaggcgcttaaccgctgagccacccagggatccctgagagcCTGGAAATTTTAACGTTTTCTTTTCTACCCTCTATAATAAGGGAAGGTTAAGAGAAGGTGATTAGGAATAAATGTTCAGGGAGCCAATCTACCAGACCTGCACACCTCAGGACCAAGATATGTGTTTATTAAATATCAATCACCTTAAAGAGTAATGCATCATTGGTTACTTTGTAAAGATCACAGATATACACAGGTCACGAATATAGAATCAACTAAGGAAAGTAAACTATCCTAATGGCAGGTACATGGGCTTGGAATAAAATTTCTAGGGATGGCATCATATATTTTGCTATGTCTCAAACAACTGagacaaaataaagattaaatactcccagaagggatccctgggtggcgcagcggtttggcgcctgcctttggcccagggcgcgatcctggagactcgggatcgaatcccacgttgggctcccgctgcatggagcctgcttatgtctctgcctctctctctcactgtgtgcctatcataaataaaaaaataaataaatactcccaGAAAACTGTTTTAAGTATCTCCTTGAGAAGTGAAAACATTTTTACTATGTTTGTATCAAAGGTATGGGTTctggggcgcctgcgtggctcagtcagttaagtgaccaactcttgtaTACTGTGGAACTatctaatactttaaaaagtcCAGATCTACAAAAGTTGTTTCAAAGAGCCACTTACTCTGGCCTCAGAAAGGGACCCACGAtcacctcaggtcgtgatcttaaggtcctgggatcaagccccatgtcaggctccatactcagtgaggagtctgctggagattctttctctctttttgtctccctctgcccctccctcttatcatgcatgctctctctctctctctctgtctctctctctctgtttctctctcactctctccctcaaattatgtatttgtgtatttatttatttatatattttttaaagtatggcttccagggacacttggctggctcaatctgtagagcatgcaactttggacctcaggatcatgagtttaagccccatgctgggcatagaggttacttaaaaacaacaacaacgatgACAAAACCTTGATGGtttaaatctatatatatatatattatttctcctGACTCCGTGGGTTGAACTGGCAACTCTTCTGTTGTGTCTCCTGGACTCACTCATGTGGTTGTCAGAGGCCACAGACCCTGTTGGGTGGCCCTTTCCTTAAATGACAGCAACTTACAGATCTCTCTGGGTTCTTGTAACCCTTCCTTCCCTGGCCCCTTCAGGCCTAGGGGTTACTACTTCTAGTGTTCCTCACTGAGGCCAGACTCAATGTTTCACCTCTCTTGCTGATATTCTTTAACCCTATCCACACTCTATGGAAGTATGAACAGCTCTTTCGTTACATTTCTTAATGTTATATTGCATTATATTTAAAGATGCAATCTGTTTTCCCCAAGGACTCTGAATGATATACCTCTGAATGCTATAGAGGGAAGATTATCAAGTAAAAGATTAGAGGCAAAATTATATTAAGTCTCACATCACAGTATGAATAGCTAGAAGCATAGAGGAAGAAACcattctaaagaaaaagaaaataaggaagagaagaaggaaggaagaaaaggaagtagggaaggaaggaaggaaggaaggacggaaggaaggaaggaagaaagaaggaagggagggggttGATTCTGTCTGAAAGGATCAGAGATTTCACATGGTACTTGATAATTGAGCCCAGACTTAAATCTCAAAAAGGCCCTagggaaaaaggcaaaaaggcaaaaaattcaGGGAAGACGGTATTTCTGGAAATATAGAATGGACCCTATATCTGCAGCATTCTATGCATGTGGGCTGTCGGGAAATCAAAGCTGGAAATTAGACTGCAATCAAATCAGGGAGGGTTTTGAATGCCAGTGTTAAGAATTTGATTTggcgggtacctgggtggctcagttggttaagcacctgactcctgatttctgctcaggttgtgatctcagggttgtgagattgagccccacatggggctctgtgctgggcatggagtctgcttaaaatgcTGTGTCTCGGGacgctgggtggttcagtggttgggcacctgccttcggctcgtGTTGTGATCccgagatccaggatcgagtcccgcattgggctccctgggaggagcctgcttctccctctgtctgtgtctctgcttctctctctctcagtctgtgtctcaaataaataaatgaataaataaataaataaataaataaataaagtgctctctctccctctccgtctacccttccccccctcaaaaaaaaaaaaaagaatttgatttgggttgcttggctggctcagtcggtagagtgtgcaactcttgatcttggaatcatgagctcaagccccacgttgTGGGTAGAGTTTACCAAAAAGAATTTGACCTTTATTCAGTATCCAAGGTTCTCAAAATATACCACTAGTGGTATGTTAGATGATTCAGATAGcacacacactttaaaattttgttttgttacgTAATTTTTAATGTGTGCTGGGAAAAACAATAGCTATAATGCTAAAACTATGACTTCACAAATATTCTTGCACAGAAGCTAAAGTAGGTAGTAAGAAAAGCCAATagaatttgagaagaatgttAAACATTTATATGGGTGGAAAGACACTATGGACATTGTCATGAAAACAGTACAAGGCTTAGGTAGCGCTGCAGTAAGCAATGGAGTCTTTGCCGTTAATTTGGTGGGGTGATGGGGAGAGGCAGTACCACAAGGAGAGCTCTGCTTTATGAGGTCACACTGGCAGCCCCGTAGAGGACATAGTACCAAGATAGTTTGGGGCTGGAGGTGGAAGTCATATTAGGAGGCCAATACCCAGAAGGGAGATGATGGCCAGGACCAGGTAACAAGGCAAAGGATAGCGAAACTCAAAGAGAGGGCACTCCAGGTAGAAGTTGTGAAGTTGATGGCCTTaataaaggaaagggaaggaagatggCAATTCCATGAATAGGATTAGAAGACATgggaggggagcacctgggtagctcagtggttgagtgtttgcctttggctcaggtcatgatcctgggatcctgggattgagtcccatgtcaggctccccacaggaagcctgcttctccctctgcctgtgtctctgcctctctctgtgtctctcatgagtaagtaaataaaatctttaaaaaaaaaaaaaaaaggacaagggaGGAAGAACAGAAATTTTCTAGTGAGGGTAAGGGGAGAGTACTgaattaatgcattttttaaaaaatggtctctCAATCCAGAGACCATAACCAGcaatatgcaaaataatttaattataaccTATGAGAGCTAGAGGACCTTGGTGATCACCTGGTATCACAATGTCTCCAGACTATTGGCTGAGAA
This genomic interval from Vulpes lagopus strain Blue_001 chromosome 21, ASM1834538v1, whole genome shotgun sequence contains the following:
- the RHEBL1 gene encoding GTPase RhebL1: MPLVRYRKVVILGYRSVGKTSLAHQFVEGEFLEGYDPTVENTYSKIVTLGKDEFHLHLVDTAGQDEYSILPYSFIIGVHGYVLVYSVTSLHSFQVIASLYQKLHEGHGKTRLPVVLVGNKADLSPDREVQAVEGKKLAESWGATFMESSARENQLTRGIFTKVIQEIARVENSYGQERRCRLM